One window from the genome of Paraneptunicella aestuarii encodes:
- the sthA gene encoding Si-specific NAD(P)(+) transhydrogenase — MTSKKSPTQKRITKPKYQFDALVIGTGPGGEGVAMQLAKAGKKVAIIERHHSVGGGCTHWGTIPSKALRHSVSRLVEYNATPLFNDSEETRRLTFEQILSSASAVIRKQTILRRGFYERNRVQVIHGEASFVDCHTLEVHRKDSMETITAEKIVIATGSRPYTPNNVDFNHPRIYNSDSILSLNHDPQHIIIYGAGVIGSEYASIFKGLGVKVDLVNMRERLLSFLDAEISDTLSYHLWNSGVVIRHNEQYESIEGKDDGVVLHLKSGKKMKADCLLFANGRTGNTDMLKLENVGLTTDSRGQLNVDHNYKTEIDNIYAVGDVIGYPSLASAAYNQGRFAAEAMLNGECHASLVEDIPTGIYTIPEISSVGKNEQELTSQKIPYEVGRAQFKHLAKAQIAHNLVGSLKILFHRETKEILGIHCFGERASEIIHIGQAIMQQKGKANNIEYFVNTTFNYPTMAEAYRVAAINGLNRLFT, encoded by the coding sequence ATGACATCCAAGAAGTCTCCAACACAAAAACGTATCACAAAACCCAAGTATCAATTTGACGCTCTGGTAATAGGCACGGGCCCAGGTGGTGAAGGGGTTGCAATGCAGCTTGCCAAAGCTGGCAAGAAAGTCGCTATTATCGAGCGACACCATTCCGTTGGCGGAGGTTGTACTCATTGGGGAACGATCCCGTCCAAGGCGTTGCGTCACTCTGTCAGCCGTTTAGTTGAATACAACGCAACACCTCTATTCAACGATAGCGAAGAAACGCGACGACTCACTTTTGAGCAGATCCTCAGTAGTGCTTCTGCGGTTATCCGTAAGCAAACCATTTTGAGAAGAGGATTCTACGAGCGTAACCGTGTTCAGGTTATTCACGGGGAAGCATCGTTTGTGGATTGCCATACGCTGGAAGTCCATAGAAAAGATTCAATGGAAACGATAACGGCTGAAAAAATCGTTATCGCGACAGGCTCTCGCCCGTACACTCCAAACAATGTCGATTTCAACCACCCCAGAATATACAACAGCGATTCGATCCTATCGCTGAACCACGATCCTCAGCATATTATTATCTATGGTGCTGGCGTTATCGGTAGTGAGTATGCGTCGATTTTCAAGGGATTGGGTGTAAAGGTCGACCTGGTAAATATGAGAGAACGACTACTATCATTTCTTGATGCAGAAATCTCCGACACCTTAAGTTATCACCTTTGGAACAGCGGTGTTGTTATCCGTCACAATGAACAGTACGAATCCATTGAAGGCAAAGACGATGGTGTTGTCCTTCACCTGAAATCAGGCAAAAAGATGAAGGCTGATTGCTTACTGTTTGCCAATGGGCGTACAGGTAACACCGATATGCTCAAATTAGAAAATGTGGGATTAACAACAGACTCACGAGGCCAGCTAAATGTCGATCATAATTACAAGACAGAGATCGACAACATCTACGCTGTAGGTGATGTTATTGGCTATCCGAGTCTAGCCTCAGCCGCCTATAATCAGGGACGCTTTGCTGCCGAAGCCATGCTAAATGGTGAGTGCCATGCCAGTTTGGTTGAAGATATTCCAACTGGTATCTACACCATTCCAGAAATCAGTTCTGTGGGTAAAAACGAACAGGAACTGACTTCACAGAAAATTCCCTATGAGGTTGGCCGAGCTCAGTTTAAACATTTGGCCAAAGCCCAAATAGCCCATAATCTGGTGGGCAGCCTGAAAATACTCTTTCATAGAGAAACCAAGGAAATTCTGGGTATACACTGTTTTGGTGAGCGGGCTTCTGAAATTATTCATATTGGACAAGCCATCATGCAGCAAAAAGGCAAAGCCAATAATATTGAATACTTTGTTAATACCACCTTTAACTATCCAACAATGGCTGAAGCCTACCGTGTGGCCGCTATCAATGGACTAAACCGGTTATTCACCTAA
- the trmA gene encoding tRNA (uridine(54)-C5)-methyltransferase TrmA: MRPTDINPDQYDQLLQEKTAHIESLFADFTPPNIEVFASPVLHYRMRAEFRIWHDGDDIFHIMFDPETKDKYRVDQFPPGSVLINKAMKRVLEEIKSNDTLRRKLYQIDYLSGLSGELLISLVYRRPLDAAWQEEAKKLRSRLREEMHVDLIGRARKQKILLDRDFIIEKLPVDGHEFTFKQIENSFTQPNAAVNCHMIQWAKKQSQNTNHDLLELYCGAGNFSLPLAQCFNKVLATEIAKSSVQAAQFNIERNGISNVDIIQMSSEELSAHIATGVNAKKMKGIEWADYNCQTVLVDPPRSGLDADTLNLIRQFERIIYISCNPLTLKENVSDLQDTHEIQHFALFDQFPYTHHAEVGICLVKK; encoded by the coding sequence ATGCGCCCAACGGATATAAACCCGGATCAATATGACCAGCTCTTACAAGAGAAAACCGCGCATATAGAATCTCTGTTTGCAGATTTTACTCCGCCAAACATTGAAGTGTTTGCCTCCCCTGTGTTGCATTATCGTATGCGCGCTGAATTTCGAATTTGGCATGATGGCGATGACATTTTTCACATCATGTTTGATCCTGAAACAAAAGATAAATACCGCGTCGATCAATTTCCTCCAGGGTCTGTGTTAATCAACAAAGCCATGAAACGAGTGTTGGAAGAAATAAAAAGCAACGACACTTTGCGTCGCAAGTTATATCAAATCGACTACCTTTCCGGGCTCAGTGGCGAATTACTTATTAGTTTGGTCTACCGCAGACCTTTAGATGCAGCCTGGCAGGAAGAAGCCAAGAAGCTGCGCTCAAGGCTACGAGAAGAAATGCATGTTGATCTCATTGGACGCGCAAGAAAACAGAAAATCTTGCTGGACAGGGATTTCATTATTGAAAAGCTACCTGTCGACGGTCACGAATTCACTTTCAAACAAATAGAGAACAGCTTCACTCAACCTAATGCTGCGGTGAATTGCCACATGATACAGTGGGCGAAAAAACAGTCTCAAAATACCAATCACGATTTACTTGAATTGTATTGCGGTGCAGGAAATTTCAGCTTGCCGCTAGCACAATGCTTTAACAAGGTTCTGGCAACGGAAATCGCCAAATCATCAGTTCAAGCGGCACAGTTTAATATTGAGCGCAATGGCATAAGTAATGTAGATATTATTCAAATGTCTAGTGAAGAGCTCTCGGCTCACATTGCAACAGGCGTGAATGCCAAGAAAATGAAAGGCATTGAATGGGCTGATTATAATTGCCAAACGGTATTAGTCGATCCGCCTAGAAGCGGTTTAGACGCCGACACGCTTAATCTGATCAGGCAGTTTGAACGTATTATTTATATTTCCTGTAACCCTCTGACGTTAAAAGAGAATGTCAGTGACTTACAAGATACTCATGAAATACAGCATTTTGCTTTATTTGATCAATTTCCTTATACGCATCATGCAGAAGTTGGGATTTGTCTGGTTAAGAAATAG
- a CDS encoding acyl-CoA desaturase translates to MKKPRLIVLNLMVFIITGAIALIGVPIEGVLNGFDSVELFTTVFLIYFSGMSITAGYHRLWSHKSYEANSIVKFVFAVGGAMALQNSILHWSSDHRVHHKHVDDNDVDPYSAKRGFWFSHIGWMLREYQPHRYSDYSNVKDLKRDKIVMWQHNYYLPIMLFANFGITGFIGWLNGDVLGMILIAGVLRLVVVHHVTFFINSLAHIWGRQPYTDKNTARDNDILAFFTFGEGYHNFHHIFEYDYRNGIKWWQWDPTKWLIRGLSYIGFTKNLRKCPEERIEKAKLEMQFLRAKAKIAKVPNKDVLIARLHEEYDELAAKMTEFYNAKKSLMDLKRKALLKTYEGIQLNYKYKELKATLAVKKDKWLELCQQQLQYA, encoded by the coding sequence ATGAAAAAACCACGTCTTATTGTCCTCAACCTTATGGTCTTCATAATAACCGGAGCTATTGCTCTAATCGGCGTACCAATTGAAGGTGTACTAAATGGTTTCGACAGCGTGGAATTGTTTACGACTGTATTTTTAATTTACTTCTCAGGCATGTCGATTACTGCCGGATACCATCGTTTATGGTCGCATAAATCGTACGAAGCCAATTCCATTGTTAAATTTGTGTTTGCCGTTGGCGGCGCCATGGCATTACAAAACAGTATCTTACATTGGTCTTCAGATCACCGTGTACATCACAAACATGTAGATGACAATGACGTAGATCCTTATTCAGCCAAACGTGGCTTTTGGTTCTCACATATAGGCTGGATGTTACGTGAGTATCAGCCGCACCGCTACTCAGATTACAGCAACGTGAAAGATCTTAAGCGTGACAAAATCGTCATGTGGCAGCACAACTATTATCTTCCCATTATGTTATTCGCCAACTTCGGTATTACCGGTTTTATCGGCTGGTTAAATGGCGATGTACTTGGCATGATTTTAATTGCGGGCGTTTTGCGTTTGGTTGTTGTTCACCACGTTACTTTCTTCATCAATTCTTTGGCTCATATCTGGGGCAGACAACCATACACAGACAAAAACACTGCACGTGATAATGATATTTTGGCCTTCTTCACATTTGGTGAAGGCTACCATAACTTTCACCACATATTTGAATACGATTATCGTAACGGAATTAAATGGTGGCAGTGGGATCCAACCAAGTGGTTGATTAGAGGTTTGTCTTATATTGGCTTCACCAAAAACTTGCGTAAATGCCCGGAAGAACGCATTGAGAAAGCCAAGTTGGAAATGCAGTTTTTACGTGCAAAAGCCAAGATTGCCAAAGTACCTAACAAAGACGTATTAATTGCTCGCTTGCATGAAGAATACGACGAGTTAGCCGCCAAAATGACAGAGTTCTACAACGCCAAGAAAAGTTTAATGGATCTTAAACGTAAAGCCTTGTTGAAAACCTATGAAGGCATTCAATTAAACTACAAATATAAAGAGCTCAAAGCCACTCTCGCAGTGAAAAAAGATAAGTGGCTGGAACTGTGTCAACAACAACTCCAATACGCTTAA
- a CDS encoding RNA recognition motif domain-containing protein, giving the protein MKSSLFRDVSVTVIIALIGFFIISSVPDMANNITFAIGAVITGIVVSVLNSNSSESVEDSDDNETTTLYIGNLAYKVNESAIKKHFSKLGYVKSVRLMQDKRTGRKKGFGFVEVANDVADKMINEFNDTTFYDRTLKVRLAKERKAQE; this is encoded by the coding sequence ATGAAATCTTCTTTATTTAGAGATGTATCCGTCACAGTCATCATTGCTCTTATCGGATTTTTTATTATTTCGTCCGTTCCTGATATGGCTAACAACATCACATTTGCAATTGGTGCCGTAATTACGGGCATTGTTGTTTCTGTATTAAATAGCAATTCTTCTGAAAGTGTTGAAGACTCAGATGATAACGAAACAACCACACTCTATATTGGCAACCTTGCCTATAAAGTAAATGAAAGTGCTATTAAAAAGCACTTCTCAAAGCTGGGATATGTAAAGTCGGTTCGGCTTATGCAAGATAAGCGCACTGGGCGGAAAAAAGGATTTGGCTTCGTTGAAGTTGCTAATGATGTCGCAGATAAAATGATTAACGAATTTAACGATACAACATTTTATGACCGCACGTTAAAGGTACGCTTGGCGAAAGAACGTAAAGCTCAAGAATAA
- the fabR gene encoding HTH-type transcriptional repressor FabR: MNRPVNRRIQKQKTRRAIIDAAFHLLDAHKSLSSISLREVAREAGIAPTSFYRHFKDIDELGLTLVDEAGLALRQLMRKARSRIESGGGVIHTSVSTFMEYVADNSNVFRLLLREHTGTSPAFRAAVAREMQHFVEELTDYTLNHTELFQPYAQLQAEAMVRIVFSAGAEAIDANKLERKEISERVEAQLRFIMLGALQLCQRKRALKVED; this comes from the coding sequence GTGAATCGACCCGTAAACCGACGCATTCAAAAGCAAAAAACCCGTCGCGCTATTATTGATGCTGCATTTCATCTTCTGGATGCACATAAAAGTTTGTCTAGCATTAGTCTACGAGAAGTCGCCCGTGAAGCGGGAATTGCGCCTACTTCTTTTTATCGTCACTTCAAGGATATTGATGAATTAGGGTTAACCTTGGTGGATGAAGCTGGGTTGGCATTGCGTCAATTAATGAGAAAAGCGCGCTCTCGAATTGAGTCCGGCGGTGGCGTTATTCATACGTCAGTTTCTACATTTATGGAATATGTCGCGGACAATTCCAACGTGTTTCGTTTGTTATTACGTGAACATACAGGGACTTCTCCCGCGTTTCGAGCCGCCGTTGCCAGGGAAATGCAGCATTTTGTTGAAGAACTCACCGATTACACGCTAAATCATACCGAGCTTTTTCAGCCTTATGCACAGTTGCAAGCTGAAGCAATGGTGAGAATCGTATTTAGTGCCGGAGCTGAAGCGATTGATGCAAACAAACTGGAACGTAAAGAAATATCTGAAAGAGTTGAAGCACAACTGCGTTTTATTATGTTGGGGGCTTTACAGTTGTGCCAGCGTAAACGAGCTCTAAAAGTAGAAGATTAA
- a CDS encoding DUF5610 domain-containing protein, producing the protein MNLGEIKSVSGEKAQNNHPNQELKTKLQEEGLRQATRVQETQVSLSTANSKALIGVKVLSASFSQTISIGNGKPVFEKPKQKESFFDFEEIAKNVLNFVGGAIKAAKMGGADEAKLTTMFEQATSGVLKGVDMARKDLAGFMNAEIDEGINKSLELIQNGIEKLRSEIFGKPEGEEDNLQVVGESVSYSRTEAGEIHITTKDGDEVSISFEDIRRLELNQQLIDSTQIPLVQPKAKDKADQKSEDEADKQQAEKDTSTSTNTAKAAESDGQNSAAPVDAKNAELGNSPQEASPQENKLNLLQELNYFERSGIAFNIKGELDEDEMTAIADLVGDVKDLAESFFSNDVEAAFNKALQLGFNEQEISGYALQLSKTEQLQVVQTYGTVSHYNDEGEGSQGQQPMKQIKPIADYLKDMMDVMEKSKELLLDDSQFNNLVNGLMSKVKGIKTDDLLEAINQFNSFNQKLQQGLPRAETTGEQGSSSVSEG; encoded by the coding sequence ATGAATTTAGGCGAAATAAAGTCTGTCTCGGGAGAGAAGGCTCAGAATAATCATCCTAATCAAGAACTTAAAACAAAATTACAGGAAGAAGGCTTAAGACAAGCTACGCGCGTTCAAGAAACCCAGGTTTCTTTAAGTACCGCTAACTCTAAAGCCTTAATCGGTGTAAAAGTTTTAAGTGCTTCTTTTAGTCAAACCATCAGCATTGGCAATGGTAAGCCTGTCTTTGAAAAGCCGAAGCAAAAAGAGTCATTTTTCGATTTTGAAGAAATTGCGAAGAATGTGCTTAACTTTGTTGGAGGGGCTATAAAAGCGGCCAAAATGGGCGGCGCTGATGAAGCGAAATTAACTACAATGTTCGAGCAGGCCACATCTGGTGTCTTAAAAGGCGTAGATATGGCACGCAAAGACCTTGCCGGTTTTATGAATGCTGAAATTGATGAAGGCATTAATAAAAGTCTTGAGTTGATCCAGAATGGCATCGAAAAACTGCGTTCGGAAATTTTTGGTAAGCCGGAAGGTGAAGAAGACAATCTTCAGGTTGTGGGTGAGTCAGTCAGTTATAGTCGAACCGAAGCGGGTGAGATCCATATTACGACCAAAGATGGTGATGAAGTCAGCATCAGCTTTGAAGATATTCGTCGTTTAGAGTTAAATCAGCAGCTAATTGATTCTACTCAAATCCCATTGGTACAACCGAAAGCCAAAGATAAAGCGGATCAAAAATCAGAAGACGAAGCTGATAAACAGCAAGCTGAGAAAGACACGTCAACGTCTACTAATACGGCGAAGGCGGCTGAAAGTGACGGTCAAAATAGTGCAGCCCCTGTGGATGCGAAAAATGCTGAGCTGGGCAATTCACCACAAGAAGCTTCACCACAAGAAAACAAGCTCAATTTGCTCCAAGAGCTCAATTATTTTGAGCGTAGTGGTATCGCTTTTAATATTAAAGGCGAGTTGGACGAAGACGAAATGACCGCAATTGCGGATTTGGTTGGCGATGTAAAAGACTTGGCCGAATCATTTTTCTCTAACGACGTTGAAGCTGCATTCAATAAAGCATTGCAGTTAGGTTTCAATGAGCAAGAGATTTCCGGATATGCATTACAGCTGTCCAAAACAGAACAACTTCAAGTAGTGCAAACATACGGAACGGTATCTCATTACAACGATGAAGGTGAAGGTTCGCAAGGGCAGCAACCCATGAAGCAGATCAAGCCTATCGCGGATTATCTGAAAGACATGATGGATGTCATGGAAAAATCTAAAGAGTTATTGTTGGATGATTCTCAGTTTAACAATTTGGTCAATGGCTTAATGAGCAAAGTAAAAGGGATAAAAACGGATGATCTGCTTGAAGCGATTAATCAGTTCAATTCCTTTAATCAAAAATTACAGCAGGGACTTCCTCGAGCTGAAACAACAGGTGAGCAAGGTAGTTCATCTGTGAGTGAAGGCTAA